CCAGCGCTACGTGGGCTCCATGGTGGCCGACTTCCACCGCACCCTTCTCTACGGCGGCCTGTTCATGTACCCGGCGGACGAGAAGAACGAAAGCGGCAAACTCAGGCTGCTGTACGAGGCCTCGCCGCTGGGATGGGTGTGCGAGCAGGCGGGCGGAGCGGCGTCGGACGGAAGCCGGCGTATCCTGGACATCGCACCCACCGAGCTACACCAGCGCACGCCGGTCTACCTGGGCAGCGCGGACTACGTGGCGCTCGCGGAGGAAATGCTCGCGAGCCGGTAGCGGCCGCCGGCCCGCGCGGGCGGTACACTAGGTGGTCGCGTCCGACCCGGGTACGCAGTCCATGCCCGCGTTGCGTTCGGGGCTGACCACGTAGGTACCGCTCTCGTCGACCCGAATCGTGATCTCTCCGTGCACGCTGGTGCAGTACGTCTGCGTAGCCGGCAGCGCGAGGTAGGCTGCGAGCGCGTTGATGCGGGGGTGACTGTCACCGTTGGAGCTCACCACCACCGCCTCGGGGTCCGTGTGCTGGAGCCACGATGAAGCGCCGTTGAAGCCGTTGTCGAACACGGCATCGTTCGCCCCGTGGTGGCCCGCCTTGAGGACGTTCAGTTGGCTGCTCGACGCGCCGAACACCGTGCGCCAGCGCTGGTTGGCCTCCACCTCTCCGTCGCCCGTCAGGAACATCCGGAAGGTGCCTTTGCGCACCACCACGCCCAGCGAGCCTTCGTTGATCTGGCTCCCATCCGCCGCGGCATCGCCCAGGTAGGTGTCCAGGGGCGGCAGCACGGTCAGCGACGTGGGGACTCCGGTGCCGCCTATGTCGATTGCCCGACTCGAGGGCACCGTGCTCGTGCTCGGCACCTCCGCCTGCGCCGTGGCGAGCATCTGGTTGTAGCCCGAGAACGTCCGCACCTGCCCGTTGTACAGGAACTCCACCACCGAATCGGCCCTGAACACTGGTCCCAGCGCCCCGAAGTGATCGCCGTGGGCGTGCGACAGGATCACGGCCTGAAGGATCGTCACTCCCAACTGGGTCAGCCTGTCGCGAACGAAGGTCGTGTCCGCGGCCCCGGGG
The nucleotide sequence above comes from Gemmatimonadota bacterium. Encoded proteins:
- a CDS encoding MBL fold metallo-hydrolase, producing the protein MSKPQPLVPRTHPGRHSTLWLAGLVGLAALLSACGGGDGGTDPTPTPPVISLVATTGGSSDPLVDGAEYGPPLRIDITLDKGTFNATLNGSTFFSGNEITQPGAYTLVVNARDGTATASRTVQFTVVFSGASVLTIRLLELGANEQGGGGDAILLSDSSAGGVSHVLVDAGPRGPGAADTTFVRDRLTQLGVTILQAVILSHAHGDHFGALGPVFRADSVVEFLYNGQVRTFSGYNQMLATAQAEVPSTSTVPSSRAIDIGGTGVPTSLTVLPPLDTYLGDAAADGSQINEGSLGVVVRKGTFRMFLTGDGEVEANQRWRTVFGASSSQLNVLKAGHHGANDAVFDNGFNGASSWLQHTDPEAVVVSSNGDSHPRINALAAYLALPATQTYCTSVHGEITIRVDESGTYVVSPERNAGMDCVPGSDATT